The proteins below come from a single Ailuropoda melanoleuca isolate Jingjing chromosome 1, ASM200744v2, whole genome shotgun sequence genomic window:
- the TSPAN33 gene encoding tetraspanin-33 isoform X2: MARRPGAPAAYGEEFTFVSPLVKYLLFFFNMLFWVISMVMVAVGVYARLMKHAAALACLAVDPAILLIVVGVLMFLLTFCGCIGSLRENICLLQTFSLCLTIVFLLQLAAGVLGFVFSDKARGKVSEIINNAIVHYRDDLDLQNLIDFGQKKFSCCGGISYRDWSQNMYFNCSEDNPSRERCSVPYSCCLPTPNQAVINTMCGQGMQALDYLEASKVIYTNGCIDKLVNWIHSNLFLLGGVALGLAIPQLVGILLSQILVNQIKDQIKLQLYNQQHRADPWY, from the exons ATGGCCCGGAGACCCGGGGCGCCGGCCGCGTATGGGGAAGAGTTCACCTTCGTCAGCCCGCTGGTGAAAtacctgcttttcttcttcaacatGCTCTTCTGG GTGATTTCCATGGTGATGGTGGCTGTGGGAGTCTACGCTCGGCTGATGAAGCATGCAG cagCCTTGGCCTGCCTGGCCGTGGACCCTGCCATCCTGCTGATTGTGGTGGGCGTTCTCATGTTCCTGCTCACCTTCTGCGGCTGTATTGGATCGCTTCGTGAGAACATTTGCCTCCTACAGACG TTCTCACTCTGTCTCACCATCGTGTTCCTGCTACAGCTGGCTGCAGGGGTCCTGGGCTTCGTCTTCTCAGACAAG GCACGAGGGAAAGTGAGTGAGATCATCAATAATGCCATTGTGCACTACCGAGATGACTTGGATCTACAGAACCTCATTGATTTTGGCCAGAAGAAG TTCAGCTGCTGTGGAGGGATTTCCTATAGGGACTGGTCCCAGAACATGTACTTCAACTGTTCAGAAGACAACCCGAGCCGTGAGCGCTGCTCTGTGCCTTACTCCTGTTGCTTGCCTACCCCGAACCAG GCAGTGATCAACACCATGTGTGGCCAAGGTATGCAGGCCCTTGACTACTTGGAGGCTAGTAAAGTCATCTATACCAATGGCTGTATTGACAAATTGGTCAACTGGATACACAGCAACCTCTTCCTTCTTGGTGGTGTAGCACTGGGCCTGGCCATCCCCCAG CTGGTAGGAATCCTGCTGTCCCAGATCCTTGTGAATCAGATCAAAGATCAGATCAAGCTACAGCTCTACAACCAGCAGCACCGAGCTGACCCATGGTACTGA
- the TSPAN33 gene encoding tetraspanin-33 isoform X1 yields the protein MARRPGAPAAYGEEFTFVSPLVKYLLFFFNMLFWVISMVMVAVGVYARLMKHAEAALACLAVDPAILLIVVGVLMFLLTFCGCIGSLRENICLLQTFSLCLTIVFLLQLAAGVLGFVFSDKARGKVSEIINNAIVHYRDDLDLQNLIDFGQKKFSCCGGISYRDWSQNMYFNCSEDNPSRERCSVPYSCCLPTPNQAVINTMCGQGMQALDYLEASKVIYTNGCIDKLVNWIHSNLFLLGGVALGLAIPQLVGILLSQILVNQIKDQIKLQLYNQQHRADPWY from the exons ATGGCCCGGAGACCCGGGGCGCCGGCCGCGTATGGGGAAGAGTTCACCTTCGTCAGCCCGCTGGTGAAAtacctgcttttcttcttcaacatGCTCTTCTGG GTGATTTCCATGGTGATGGTGGCTGTGGGAGTCTACGCTCGGCTGATGAAGCATGCAG aagcagCCTTGGCCTGCCTGGCCGTGGACCCTGCCATCCTGCTGATTGTGGTGGGCGTTCTCATGTTCCTGCTCACCTTCTGCGGCTGTATTGGATCGCTTCGTGAGAACATTTGCCTCCTACAGACG TTCTCACTCTGTCTCACCATCGTGTTCCTGCTACAGCTGGCTGCAGGGGTCCTGGGCTTCGTCTTCTCAGACAAG GCACGAGGGAAAGTGAGTGAGATCATCAATAATGCCATTGTGCACTACCGAGATGACTTGGATCTACAGAACCTCATTGATTTTGGCCAGAAGAAG TTCAGCTGCTGTGGAGGGATTTCCTATAGGGACTGGTCCCAGAACATGTACTTCAACTGTTCAGAAGACAACCCGAGCCGTGAGCGCTGCTCTGTGCCTTACTCCTGTTGCTTGCCTACCCCGAACCAG GCAGTGATCAACACCATGTGTGGCCAAGGTATGCAGGCCCTTGACTACTTGGAGGCTAGTAAAGTCATCTATACCAATGGCTGTATTGACAAATTGGTCAACTGGATACACAGCAACCTCTTCCTTCTTGGTGGTGTAGCACTGGGCCTGGCCATCCCCCAG CTGGTAGGAATCCTGCTGTCCCAGATCCTTGTGAATCAGATCAAAGATCAGATCAAGCTACAGCTCTACAACCAGCAGCACCGAGCTGACCCATGGTACTGA